Proteins from a single region of Streptomyces sp. HUAS 15-9:
- a CDS encoding ATP-binding protein, whose protein sequence is MRHWTWIGRFPVQANGAFTPWRGAKEVSGVALVVAQEVPTSSSMAVPHGPAGVGEARHRMRDQLRMGGVSEPVIDDAVLILSELLSNACKHGRPLGDASAGDGDVRAAWRVDPRGRLVVEVTDGGGPTRPAPATPSVTAHGGRGLNIITALADDWGVRDDARGEVTVWVVVHEDVHDPDARHRRDDFATRVTAPVVSALPGLDFTDAFDDLD, encoded by the coding sequence ATGCGTCACTGGACCTGGATTGGCCGGTTTCCGGTACAGGCCAATGGGGCATTCACACCGTGGCGTGGGGCAAAGGAGGTCTCGGGGGTGGCGTTGGTGGTGGCACAGGAGGTGCCCACGTCGTCGAGCATGGCCGTACCCCATGGCCCTGCGGGCGTGGGGGAAGCAAGACACCGGATGCGTGATCAGCTGCGCATGGGTGGCGTATCGGAACCGGTCATCGACGATGCCGTACTGATCCTTTCGGAACTTTTGAGCAATGCGTGCAAACACGGACGCCCCTTGGGCGACGCCTCGGCGGGGGACGGCGACGTCCGGGCTGCATGGCGCGTGGACCCGCGCGGCCGGCTCGTCGTCGAGGTGACGGACGGCGGCGGCCCCACCCGTCCGGCTCCGGCGACCCCGTCGGTGACTGCGCACGGCGGCCGGGGGCTGAACATCATCACGGCGCTGGCCGACGACTGGGGCGTCAGGGACGACGCCCGGGGCGAGGTCACGGTGTGGGTCGTGGTCCACGAGGACGTGCACGATCCCGACGCGAGACACCGTCGCGACGACTTCGCTACGCGCGTCACGGCCCCCGTGGTCTCCGCGCTGCCCGGCCTGGACTTCACGGACGCCTTCGACGACCTGGACTGA
- a CDS encoding SEC-C domain-containing protein, which translates to MAKKRPQTKAKRPQLTDGEIPVVGAREPCPCGSGRRYKACHGRAAAHAATELVHRPFEGLPGEGDWVALRELVPAATVELHLKGGLPEGVPSVTLATVLPMAWPALRRDDGSVLLGLQNDTASGDISRDLADTLQRALTAEPGTPVQGRRAPAEGPRLQDLLDPEGAFEPVVHSGFEFWVPDPENATPEVSASLERANAAAIPTAKLTGVDAAYWCETPDKNHLRWVMPHPEERLLDALARLHAAGRSGLGEGTRLVGSFRAHGLTVPVWDLPSGVTAEDVEKPAAEFAERLAAALASEAPLTPEERRARGGLTNRQVTLS; encoded by the coding sequence ATGGCCAAGAAGCGACCTCAGACCAAGGCCAAGCGCCCTCAGCTCACGGACGGTGAGATCCCGGTCGTCGGCGCCCGCGAGCCCTGCCCCTGCGGCAGCGGCCGGCGCTACAAGGCCTGCCACGGCCGGGCCGCCGCGCACGCCGCGACCGAACTGGTGCACCGCCCCTTCGAGGGCCTGCCGGGCGAGGGCGACTGGGTGGCGCTGCGCGAGCTGGTCCCCGCCGCCACGGTCGAACTGCATCTGAAGGGCGGCCTCCCCGAGGGCGTCCCCTCGGTCACGCTCGCCACGGTGCTGCCGATGGCCTGGCCGGCGCTGCGCCGCGACGACGGCTCGGTCCTGCTGGGCCTGCAGAACGACACGGCGTCCGGTGACATCAGCCGCGATCTGGCCGACACCCTCCAGCGCGCCCTCACCGCCGAACCGGGCACGCCCGTCCAGGGCCGGCGGGCCCCGGCCGAGGGTCCGCGGCTGCAGGACCTGCTCGACCCCGAAGGCGCGTTCGAGCCAGTTGTGCACAGCGGCTTCGAGTTCTGGGTCCCGGACCCGGAGAACGCCACGCCGGAGGTGTCCGCCTCCCTGGAGCGGGCCAACGCCGCGGCCATCCCCACGGCGAAGCTGACCGGTGTGGACGCCGCGTACTGGTGCGAGACCCCGGACAAGAACCATCTGCGCTGGGTCATGCCGCATCCCGAGGAGCGGCTTCTGGACGCTCTTGCCAGGCTGCACGCGGCGGGCCGCTCCGGCCTGGGCGAGGGCACCCGGCTGGTCGGTTCCTTCCGTGCCCACGGGCTCACCGTGCCGGTCTGGGACCTGCCGAGCGGTGTCACGGCCGAGGACGTGGAGAAGCCGGCCGCCGAGTTCGCCGAGCGCCTCGCCGCCGCCCTGGCCTCGGAGGCACCGCTCACCCCCGAAGAGCGCCGCGCGCGCGGCGGCCTGACCAACCGGCAGGTCACGCTCAGCTGA
- a CDS encoding bifunctional DNA primase/polymerase, translated as MREILGRRRRLLSKRNDGRPEMLKPALTFATEWQWPVLPGVAPDPQGRGRCACPDPECTVPGAHPFDPGLLAATTDERMVRWWWTNRPHAPIVLATGGKAPCAVSLPALAASRALDALDRRGMRLGPVIASPTRWALLVKPYSMEQLGELLYAKDFVPGSLRFHGEGGYLALPPSETGAGAIRWERAPLPGSASPWVPDVEAVVDAVVDALTRTGVSAPEL; from the coding sequence ATGCGCGAGATCCTCGGAAGGCGACGCAGGCTCCTGTCCAAGCGGAACGACGGGAGGCCTGAGATGCTCAAGCCGGCCCTGACCTTCGCGACGGAATGGCAGTGGCCCGTACTCCCGGGCGTGGCTCCGGACCCGCAGGGGCGAGGCCGCTGCGCGTGCCCCGACCCGGAGTGCACGGTGCCCGGCGCGCACCCCTTCGACCCCGGCCTCCTCGCGGCCACCACCGACGAGCGCATGGTGCGCTGGTGGTGGACCAACCGGCCGCACGCGCCCATCGTCCTCGCCACCGGCGGCAAGGCCCCCTGCGCGGTCAGCCTGCCGGCCCTCGCGGCCTCCCGCGCCCTCGACGCACTCGACCGGCGCGGTATGCGCCTCGGTCCGGTGATCGCCTCGCCCACGCGCTGGGCGCTGCTCGTCAAGCCGTACTCCATGGAACAACTGGGCGAACTGCTGTACGCCAAGGACTTCGTCCCTGGCTCTCTGCGCTTCCACGGCGAGGGCGGCTATCTCGCGCTGCCCCCGTCCGAGACCGGCGCGGGCGCCATCCGCTGGGAGCGTGCTCCGCTGCCCGGCTCGGCCTCGCCCTGGGTGCCCGATGTGGAGGCCGTGGTGGATGCCGTGGTCGACGCCCTCACTCGTACGGGTGTGAGCGCACCCGAGTTGTAG
- a CDS encoding PP2C family protein-serine/threonine phosphatase, with product MNAPHHSKVAGIDSTVPTPAHTVAPAPPVPGTAPVPAPNSPAPGALLQDRLAGWVSDLTTLHELTERLARTDSLDGALQELLRAGAALVGARRGLVVLEPADGLGPDTTIGLGLGRADLGHIETVPRGAMSYGELLDTTAGLPGAGGEIVHPDLFAEDGLDPRHREVAARLGYAASYALPLSTEAAGRLGAAVWLYDEPAEPNERQRHLAGLYVRYATEHLARLLEVARTRACLATISEELLPSRLPRVAGVQLAARHRTGPRGGGDWYDALPLPDAALGLAVGSVTGSGPSAVAAMGRLRASLRAYAVMEGEDPVAVLSDLELLLRLTEPARSATALFAYCEPALRKVTLAGAGHSPPLLIGERRTEFAETSVSAPLGMLACWEAPSVEFQAEAGETVLLYTDGLLHRTKDPTDRAFARLHAAAASVPRTLRRDPEAIADHVLRTVLPDGLDTADSEEDVVLLAARFD from the coding sequence ATGAACGCCCCTCACCATTCGAAAGTGGCCGGAATCGATTCAACGGTTCCCACACCCGCACACACTGTCGCGCCCGCACCTCCCGTCCCGGGCACCGCTCCCGTCCCCGCGCCGAACTCCCCCGCGCCGGGAGCCCTGCTCCAGGACCGGCTGGCCGGCTGGGTCTCGGATCTCACGACCCTCCACGAACTCACCGAGCGCCTGGCCCGTACGGACTCACTCGACGGAGCGCTCCAGGAACTGCTGCGCGCCGGAGCTGCCCTCGTGGGCGCCCGGCGCGGTCTCGTCGTACTGGAACCGGCCGACGGCCTCGGCCCCGACACCACCATCGGCCTGGGCCTCGGCCGCGCCGATCTCGGCCACATCGAGACCGTGCCGCGCGGCGCGATGTCGTACGGCGAGCTTCTCGACACGACCGCCGGACTACCCGGCGCCGGCGGTGAGATCGTCCACCCCGATCTGTTCGCCGAGGACGGCCTCGACCCCCGCCACCGCGAGGTGGCCGCCCGGCTCGGCTACGCCGCCAGCTACGCCCTGCCGCTGTCCACCGAGGCCGCCGGCCGCCTGGGCGCCGCCGTGTGGCTCTACGACGAGCCCGCCGAACCGAACGAGCGCCAGCGCCATCTCGCCGGCCTGTACGTCCGCTACGCCACCGAACACCTCGCCCGGCTGCTGGAGGTGGCGCGCACGCGCGCGTGCCTGGCCACCATCTCCGAGGAACTGCTGCCGTCCCGGCTGCCCCGGGTGGCCGGCGTCCAGCTCGCCGCCCGGCACCGCACCGGCCCGCGCGGCGGCGGCGACTGGTACGACGCGCTGCCGCTGCCCGACGCCGCGCTCGGCCTCGCGGTCGGCTCGGTGACCGGGTCGGGGCCCAGCGCGGTCGCCGCGATGGGCCGGCTGCGGGCGTCCCTGCGGGCGTACGCCGTGATGGAGGGCGAGGACCCGGTCGCGGTCCTGTCCGACCTGGAGCTGCTGCTGCGCCTGACCGAGCCGGCCCGCTCCGCCACCGCCCTGTTCGCCTACTGCGAACCCGCGCTGCGCAAGGTCACTTTGGCCGGCGCCGGTCACAGTCCGCCACTGCTGATCGGCGAGCGGCGCACCGAGTTCGCGGAGACCTCCGTCTCCGCGCCCCTGGGGATGCTCGCCTGCTGGGAGGCGCCCAGCGTGGAGTTCCAGGCCGAAGCAGGAGAGACGGTTCTCCTCTACACCGACGGGCTGCTGCACCGCACCAAGGACCCCACGGACCGCGCCTTCGCCCGACTGCACGCGGCGGCCGCGAGCGTGCCGCGCACCCTGCGCCGCGACCCCGAGGCCATCGCCGACCACGTGCTGCGCACGGTACTGCCGGACGGCCTGGACACGGCGGACAGCGAGGAGGACGTCGTCCTGCTGGCGGCCCGCTTCGACTGA
- a CDS encoding aminopeptidase P family protein: MTVADELTPETPETESEEPIKQRKNGLYPGVSDELAENMKSGWADTELHDLKPIAQAAHTARRRADLSARFPGERLVIPAGNLKTRSNDTEYPFRSSVEYAYLTGNQTEDGVLVLEPTADGHEETIYLLPRSDRENGEFWLSGQGELWVGRRHSLTESEALYGIRAADVRELAGKLKEATGPVRVVRGYDSAIEAALTDKVTGERDEELRVFLSEARLVKDEFEIGELQKAVDSTARGFEDVVKVLDKAEATSERYIEGTFFLRARVEGNDVGYGSICASGPHACTLHWVRNDGPVRSGDLLLLDAGVETHTLYTADVTRTLPVNGTYSEIQKKIYDAVYEAQEAGIAAVKPGAKYRDFHDAAQRVLAEKIVEWGLVEGPVERVLELGLQRRWTLHGTGHMLGMDVHDCAAARTETYVEGVLEPGMVLTVEPGLYFQADDLTVPEEYRGIGVRIEDDILVTEDGNRNLSDGLPRRSDEVEAWMASLKG; this comes from the coding sequence ATGACCGTGGCCGACGAGCTCACTCCGGAGACCCCGGAAACTGAGTCCGAGGAGCCCATCAAGCAGCGGAAGAACGGCCTGTACCCCGGCGTCTCCGACGAGCTCGCCGAGAACATGAAGTCCGGCTGGGCCGACACCGAGCTGCATGACCTCAAGCCGATCGCGCAGGCCGCGCACACCGCCCGCCGCCGCGCCGACCTGTCCGCCCGCTTCCCGGGTGAGCGCCTGGTGATCCCGGCGGGCAACCTGAAGACCCGCTCGAACGACACCGAGTACCCCTTCCGGTCGTCGGTCGAGTACGCGTACCTCACGGGCAACCAGACCGAGGACGGCGTCCTCGTCCTGGAGCCCACCGCCGACGGCCACGAAGAAACGATCTACCTCCTGCCGCGCTCCGACCGAGAGAACGGCGAGTTCTGGCTCTCCGGCCAGGGCGAGCTGTGGGTCGGCCGCCGGCACTCGCTCACCGAGTCCGAGGCGCTCTACGGCATCCGCGCCGCCGACGTGCGCGAGCTGGCCGGGAAGCTGAAGGAGGCCACCGGCCCGGTCCGCGTGGTGCGCGGCTACGACTCCGCGATCGAGGCGGCCCTGACCGACAAGGTGACCGGCGAGCGCGACGAGGAACTGCGTGTCTTCCTCTCCGAGGCCCGGCTGGTCAAGGACGAGTTCGAGATCGGCGAGCTGCAGAAGGCCGTCGACTCGACCGCGCGCGGCTTCGAGGACGTGGTGAAGGTCCTCGACAAGGCCGAGGCCACCTCCGAGCGCTACATCGAGGGCACCTTCTTCCTCCGCGCGCGGGTGGAGGGCAACGACGTCGGCTACGGCTCGATCTGCGCGTCCGGCCCGCACGCCTGCACGCTGCACTGGGTCCGCAACGACGGCCCGGTCCGCTCCGGCGACCTGCTCCTGCTGGACGCGGGCGTGGAGACGCACACCCTGTACACCGCGGACGTCACGCGCACGCTGCCGGTCAACGGCACGTACAGCGAGATCCAGAAGAAGATCTACGACGCCGTGTACGAGGCGCAGGAGGCCGGTATCGCGGCCGTGAAGCCGGGCGCCAAGTACCGCGACTTCCACGACGCCGCCCAGCGCGTGCTCGCCGAGAAGATCGTCGAGTGGGGCCTGGTCGAGGGCCCGGTCGAGCGCGTCCTGGAGCTCGGCCTGCAGCGCCGCTGGACCCTGCACGGCACCGGGCACATGCTCGGCATGGACGTCCACGACTGCGCGGCCGCACGGACGGAGACGTACGTCGAGGGTGTGCTGGAGCCCGGCATGGTGCTCACGGTCGAGCCCGGCCTGTACTTCCAGGCCGACGACCTGACCGTGCCGGAGGAGTACCGGGGCATCGGCGTCCGCATCGAGGACGACATCCTGGTCACCGAGGACGGCAACCGGAACCTCTCAGACGGACTGCCGCGCCGGTCCGACGAGGTCGAGGCGTGGATGGCATCCCTGAAGGGCTGA
- a CDS encoding RNA-guided endonuclease InsQ/TnpB family protein: MTTPKKHSGDTGHARYTYRLRVSSTARVALLAEWDRCRWIWNECVAKSRQVHAHNRAHPDDKLTCGPAQLDKMLTEARARTRWLCEGASVPQQQIIRDFAKSRSRATKDIEKRLPTRQRAGMPRPKKKREALPTLNYTQRGFRLKDGHLHLAGGISLTVVWSRELPATPSSVRVYRDSLGHWHASFVVATETQPLPQTGAVLGVDWGVKETATTTSDPHDLPHPQHGRKAQAKLTRYDRMVARRKPARGQASSKGYREAKKWRAKTYAKIARQRQDTARKWAKRVVRDHDAIAVEDFRPKFLSRTIMARKAADAAIGATKQALVEMGRKHGRDIRLVHPAHTTMNCASCGARTKHALPLSERTYTCTACGVVSPRDKNSARVMLVRAGLNPAGVEGIRPAGAPLPEAA; this comes from the coding sequence ATGACGACACCAAAGAAGCACTCCGGGGATACCGGGCACGCCCGGTACACCTACCGGCTTCGCGTGTCGTCGACCGCCCGCGTTGCCCTGCTCGCCGAGTGGGACCGATGCCGGTGGATCTGGAACGAATGCGTCGCCAAGTCCCGGCAGGTACACGCCCACAACCGGGCGCACCCCGACGACAAGCTGACGTGCGGCCCGGCCCAGCTCGACAAGATGCTGACCGAAGCCCGCGCTAGGACGCGGTGGCTGTGCGAGGGCGCATCAGTTCCGCAGCAGCAGATCATCCGCGACTTCGCCAAGTCCCGGTCCAGGGCTACGAAGGACATCGAGAAGCGTCTGCCGACGCGGCAACGCGCGGGCATGCCCCGGCCGAAGAAGAAGCGTGAGGCGCTGCCTACGCTGAACTACACGCAGCGCGGGTTCCGGCTGAAGGACGGCCATCTGCACCTCGCGGGCGGCATCAGCCTGACGGTGGTGTGGTCCCGCGAACTGCCCGCCACGCCCTCCAGCGTGCGCGTGTACCGAGACAGTCTCGGGCACTGGCACGCCTCGTTCGTCGTCGCCACCGAGACACAGCCACTCCCGCAGACGGGCGCCGTCCTCGGTGTGGACTGGGGTGTCAAGGAGACCGCCACCACCACATCCGACCCGCACGACCTCCCCCACCCGCAGCACGGGCGCAAGGCTCAGGCGAAGCTGACCCGGTACGACCGGATGGTGGCGCGCCGCAAGCCCGCCAGGGGACAGGCGTCGTCGAAGGGTTACCGCGAGGCGAAGAAGTGGCGCGCGAAGACCTACGCGAAGATCGCGCGTCAGCGGCAGGACACCGCCCGCAAGTGGGCCAAGCGCGTCGTCCGCGACCACGACGCCATCGCGGTCGAGGACTTCCGGCCGAAGTTCCTGAGCCGTACCATCATGGCCCGCAAGGCCGCAGACGCGGCGATCGGTGCCACCAAACAGGCCCTGGTCGAGATGGGCCGCAAGCACGGGCGGGACATCCGCCTCGTGCACCCCGCGCACACCACCATGAACTGCGCGTCGTGCGGAGCGAGAACCAAGCACGCACTTCCTCTTTCGGAACGTACCTACACCTGCACCGCGTGCGGAGTCGTCTCTCCGAGGGACAAGAACTCCGCACGCGTGATGCTGGTCCGGGCTGGTCTCAACCCGGCTGGTGTCGAGGGCATAAGACCTGCGGGAGCACCGCTCCCGGAGGCAGCCTGA
- a CDS encoding Arc family DNA-binding protein, whose amino-acid sequence MSSWHDFSREDQKRISLRLPTDLHARLVERARADRRSLNSEIVHLLEVALSPDGGDDQSP is encoded by the coding sequence GTGTCGTCATGGCACGATTTTAGCCGGGAAGACCAGAAGCGGATCTCTCTCCGCCTGCCAACGGACCTGCATGCACGCCTGGTTGAGAGAGCGCGTGCCGACCGGCGGTCCCTCAACTCCGAGATCGTCCACCTGCTCGAGGTCGCGCTCAGCCCGGACGGTGGAGACGACCAATCGCCCTGA